In Novosphingobium sp. MMS21-SN21R, a single genomic region encodes these proteins:
- a CDS encoding DNA-directed RNA polymerase subunit alpha, which produces MTVNIKNWQELKKPNNLEIKSGNDSKRRATFVAEPLERGFGLTLGNALRRVLLSSLQGAAVTSIKIENVLHEFSSLAGVREDVTDIVLNVKQIALKMQGEGPKRLQLSATGPGEVKAGDIAVTGDIEVLNKDLVICNLDEGATFNMELTVDTGKGYVPAVSNRPVDAPIGLIPVDSLYSPVRQVSYKVDNARIGQELDYDKLNLMIETDGTVTPEDAVAYAARILQDQLSLFVHFDDQVPVGHVPSVAGVAAHAPEESDANQLNRYLLKKVDELELSVRSANCLKNDNIIYIGDLVQKTEAEMLRTPNFGRKSLNEIKEVLSSMGLRLGMDIPGWPPENIEEMAKKLEQELLG; this is translated from the coding sequence ATGACTGTCAACATCAAGAACTGGCAGGAACTGAAGAAGCCCAACAATCTCGAGATCAAGTCGGGCAACGACTCCAAGCGCCGTGCGACCTTCGTCGCCGAACCGCTGGAACGTGGCTTTGGTCTCACCCTCGGCAACGCGCTGCGCCGCGTGCTGTTGTCCTCGCTGCAGGGCGCAGCCGTCACCTCGATCAAGATCGAGAACGTCCTTCACGAATTCTCGTCGCTCGCCGGCGTGCGTGAAGACGTGACCGACATCGTCCTGAATGTGAAGCAGATTGCACTGAAGATGCAGGGCGAAGGCCCCAAGCGTCTCCAGCTTTCGGCAACCGGTCCGGGCGAAGTCAAGGCAGGCGACATTGCCGTCACAGGCGACATCGAAGTCCTCAACAAGGACCTCGTGATCTGCAACCTCGACGAAGGTGCAACCTTCAACATGGAACTGACGGTCGATACCGGCAAGGGTTACGTCCCCGCCGTGTCGAACCGCCCGGTTGACGCGCCGATCGGTCTTATCCCGGTCGACTCGCTCTATTCGCCGGTCCGTCAGGTCTCGTACAAGGTCGACAACGCGCGCATCGGTCAGGAGCTTGACTACGACAAGCTCAACCTGATGATCGAAACCGACGGTACGGTGACCCCTGAAGACGCCGTGGCCTATGCCGCGCGCATCCTGCAGGACCAGCTGTCGCTGTTCGTCCACTTCGACGATCAGGTTCCGGTCGGACATGTTCCTTCGGTTGCGGGCGTTGCTGCCCATGCGCCGGAAGAAAGCGATGCCAACCAGCTCAATCGTTACCTTCTCAAGAAGGTCGACGAATTGGAGCTGTCGGTCCGCTCGGCCAACTGCCTCAAGAACGACAACATCATCTACATCGGCGATCTCGTCCAGAAGACCGAAGCCGAGATGCTGCGCACGCCGAACTTCGGCCGCAAGTCGCTCAACGAGATCAAGGAAGTTCTCTCCTCGATGGGTCTGCGCCTCGGCATGGACATCCCCGGCTGGCCGCCGGAAAACATCGAAGAAATGGCCAAGAAGCTCGAACAAGAGCTGCTGGGCTGA
- the rpsK gene encoding 30S ribosomal protein S11, with translation MAREPQRIKRRERKNITSGVAHVNASFNNTMITITDAQGNAISWSSAGMMGFKGSRKSTPYAAQVAADDAGKKAAEHGVRTLEVEVKGPGSGRESALRALQAVGFTITAIRDVTPIPHNGVRPSKRRRV, from the coding sequence ATGGCACGCGAACCTCAGCGCATTAAGCGCCGCGAGCGCAAGAACATCACCAGTGGTGTTGCGCATGTTAACGCCAGCTTCAACAACACGATGATCACCATCACCGACGCCCAGGGCAACGCGATTTCGTGGTCTTCGGCTGGTATGATGGGCTTCAAGGGAAGCCGCAAGTCGACGCCGTATGCCGCGCAGGTCGCAGCAGACGATGCCGGCAAGAAGGCTGCCGAGCACGGCGTCCGCACTCTCGAAGTCGAGGTCAAGGGCCCCGGTTCGGGTCGTGAGAGCGCTCTTCGCGCCCTCCAGGCGGTCGGCTTCACCATCACGGCGATCCGTGACGTGACCCCGATCCCGCACAACGGTGTTCGCCCGTCGAAGCGCCGTCGCGTCTGA
- the rpsM gene encoding 30S ribosomal protein S13 produces the protein MARIAGVNIPTNKRVIIALTYIHGIGAHKAKQIADKLGIDQSRRVQDLSDAEVLQIREAIDADHTVEGDLRREVAMNIKRLMDLACYRGLRHRKGLPVRGQRTHTNARTRKGKAKPIAGKKK, from the coding sequence GTGGCTCGTATTGCCGGGGTAAACATCCCCACCAACAAGCGCGTGATCATCGCGCTTACTTACATCCATGGTATCGGGGCTCACAAGGCCAAGCAGATCGCCGACAAGCTCGGCATTGATCAGTCGCGCCGTGTTCAGGACCTGTCGGACGCTGAAGTCCTCCAGATCCGTGAAGCGATCGACGCCGATCACACCGTGGAAGGCGATCTTCGTCGCGAAGTCGCGATGAACATCAAGCGCCTGATGGACCTCGCCTGCTATCGCGGCTTGCGTCACCGCAAGGGCCTTCCGGTCCGCGGTCAGCGCACGCACACGAACGCCCGCACCCGCAAGGGTAAGGCCAAGCCGATCGCCGGCAAGAAGAAGTAA
- a CDS encoding DapH/DapD/GlmU-related protein, giving the protein MVRHRFWRMDIAPSAWIAPTASLDRNWPQGIRVGDGSVIAEWAIVLSHDHTRGIYRTTVIGARSTVGARAIIMPGVVIGDDAYVEAGAVVTRDVDPGSRVTGNPARAVKATVAA; this is encoded by the coding sequence ATGGTCCGCCACCGGTTCTGGAGGATGGACATCGCCCCGAGCGCATGGATCGCACCGACGGCATCGCTCGACAGGAATTGGCCGCAAGGCATCCGGGTGGGCGACGGAAGTGTGATTGCCGAATGGGCTATCGTCCTTTCCCACGATCATACGCGAGGAATCTATCGTACTACGGTAATTGGCGCGCGCAGCACCGTTGGCGCCCGCGCGATCATCATGCCCGGTGTGGTAATCGGCGACGATGCCTATGTTGAAGCAGGCGCTGTTGTCACGCGTGACGTCGACCCGGGAAGCCGCGTGACCGGGAATCCGGCAAGAGCGGTGAAGGCCACTGTAGCGGCGTGA
- a CDS encoding acyltransferase, translating to MDISLTTQFVSNRRGSILIGPSSALALHSTITSLCDDGTTAPVMIGGNCFVGAGAMIGPGVTIGNGVIIAAGSIVRRDVPDDCVVSGNPARIVRRGIGAGRFGRLPEAWANQRLMEATEALRRGELVRHSVNNPPGGAE from the coding sequence GTGGACATTTCCCTCACTACGCAGTTTGTCAGCAACAGGCGTGGGTCGATCTTGATCGGTCCATCAAGCGCTCTGGCCCTGCACAGCACCATTACGTCACTTTGCGATGACGGCACGACCGCTCCCGTGATGATAGGTGGGAACTGTTTCGTCGGTGCAGGCGCGATGATCGGGCCGGGCGTGACCATCGGCAATGGCGTAATCATTGCCGCTGGATCTATCGTGCGGCGCGATGTTCCGGATGATTGCGTGGTGTCGGGCAACCCAGCGCGCATAGTTCGGCGGGGCATAGGCGCCGGGCGCTTTGGCCGCCTGCCCGAGGCCTGGGCAAATCAGCGCCTGATGGAAGCGACTGAAGCCTTGCGCCGGGGTGAACTTGTTCGTCATTCAGTCAACAATCCGCCAGGCGGTGCGGAATGA
- a CDS encoding transglutaminase family protein — translation MQIAVARLPDQHVLRENLSVPGLADAIHVAAHGNVGERSWLMPSDRLLIHYEAEVAINRPNLAIEALPADPLPTLPADVVEYLLPSRYCPVDTMHAATDDLFGGLTGGAGVLAVRDWIGGHLSYVPGASHAGTTALDTFHAREGVCRDYAHLLVTLVRGLGIPARLVSAYAPNVTPPDFHALAQVWLAGSWHLIDATGMAEPSHTAIIGVGRDAADISFLTIFGSATLNEQAVVVSLL, via the coding sequence TTGCAGATCGCCGTCGCCCGCCTGCCGGATCAGCATGTCCTGCGCGAGAACTTGAGCGTTCCGGGATTGGCGGACGCGATCCACGTGGCGGCTCATGGCAATGTGGGCGAACGGTCGTGGCTCATGCCAAGCGACCGCCTGCTCATCCATTATGAAGCCGAAGTTGCGATCAACCGGCCCAACCTTGCCATCGAAGCACTTCCGGCCGACCCGCTGCCGACCCTTCCCGCCGATGTCGTCGAATACCTCCTGCCCTCGCGCTATTGCCCGGTGGATACGATGCACGCCGCCACCGACGACCTGTTCGGTGGGCTGACCGGCGGCGCGGGCGTCCTCGCGGTGCGGGACTGGATCGGCGGCCACCTTTCCTATGTGCCCGGCGCAAGCCACGCCGGAACCACCGCGCTCGATACATTCCACGCCCGCGAAGGGGTGTGCCGCGACTACGCGCATCTACTGGTCACGCTGGTGCGCGGCCTTGGCATCCCGGCGCGCCTCGTCAGTGCATATGCCCCCAACGTGACACCGCCCGATTTCCACGCGTTGGCGCAAGTCTGGCTGGCGGGAAGCTGGCATCTGATCGACGCGACCGGCATGGCCGAGCCATCGCACACCGCGATCATCGGGGTAGGACGCGATGCGGCGGACATATCGTTCCTGACCATCTTCGGCAGTGCCACGCTCAACGAGCAGGCAGTGGTGGTCAGCCTCCTCTAG
- a CDS encoding bifunctional (p)ppGpp synthetase/guanosine-3',5'-bis(diphosphate) 3'-pyrophosphohydrolase — translation MLRQYELVERVLAYDPDADEAMLNRAYVFTVQKHGTQKRASGDPYFSHPVEVAGLMTELKLDQDTIITALLHDTVEDTLTTVEDIERLFGPDVARLVDGVTKLSKIETMSESERAAENLRKFLLAMSEDLRVLLVKLADRLHNMRTLHYIRSDEKRRRISRETMEIYAPLAERVGMYEYMREMQLLAFEQIEPEAYATITGRLAAIRSEAGAQVDSIALEIKQSLAEAGLRVEVSGREKHPYSIWRKMAERHVSFEQITDIMAFRVVTENEDDCYQALGILHRAWQMIPGRFKDYISTPKMNGYRSLHTSLIYSNAMRVEVQIKTREMHELNEYGLAAHWSYKQGGTQPDAQVGWLRDLVEILDASHDAEELLENTRMAIYQDRIFAFTPKGSLFQLPKGATPIDFAFAVHTNLGAAAVGAKINGRHVPLRTQLGNGDVVEIIKSRNSEPQLSWLGFVVTGKARAAIRRFVRQKERGEVAAIGRKLYEEIVERLPTKIGKKATADAIKRLKLGTEEDFMFAIGSAKIDDRQVMEALVPGSAANLPEEDWPRQQRAIAVRGLTPGMAFKLADCCHPVPGDRIVGLRRPEKGVEVHAIDCMVLADGVDADWIDLAWDARTDGAIGRLRAELYNRPGTLAEMAGIFAKNHANVVNLEMTQRENPFHTYEVDLEVRDLAHLTRIVSALRASEAVAQAERI, via the coding sequence ATGCTCCGCCAGTACGAACTTGTCGAACGTGTTCTCGCTTACGATCCCGATGCGGATGAGGCGATGCTCAACCGCGCCTATGTGTTTACCGTACAGAAACACGGCACGCAGAAGCGCGCCAGCGGTGACCCCTACTTCTCGCACCCGGTAGAAGTGGCGGGCCTGATGACCGAGCTGAAGCTCGATCAGGACACGATCATCACTGCGCTGCTCCACGATACGGTCGAGGACACGTTGACCACGGTCGAGGATATCGAGCGCCTGTTCGGTCCCGACGTTGCGCGGCTGGTCGACGGGGTGACCAAGCTCTCGAAGATCGAGACGATGAGCGAGAGCGAGCGTGCGGCGGAAAATTTGCGCAAGTTCCTGCTGGCGATGAGCGAGGATTTGCGCGTTCTGCTGGTCAAGCTGGCTGACCGCCTGCACAATATGCGAACGCTGCACTACATCCGCAGCGACGAGAAGCGCCGCCGCATTTCGCGCGAGACAATGGAAATATACGCCCCGCTGGCCGAGCGCGTGGGCATGTATGAATATATGCGCGAGATGCAGTTGCTGGCGTTCGAACAGATTGAGCCCGAGGCCTACGCCACGATCACCGGACGGTTGGCCGCGATCCGTAGCGAGGCAGGAGCGCAAGTCGATTCCATCGCGCTGGAGATCAAGCAGTCGCTGGCTGAGGCGGGGCTGCGCGTCGAAGTCTCTGGCCGCGAGAAGCATCCTTATTCGATCTGGCGCAAGATGGCGGAACGCCATGTCTCGTTCGAACAGATCACCGATATCATGGCCTTCCGCGTGGTGACCGAGAACGAGGACGATTGCTATCAGGCGCTCGGCATCCTGCACCGGGCGTGGCAGATGATTCCGGGGCGGTTCAAGGACTACATCTCGACGCCGAAGATGAATGGCTATCGCTCGCTGCACACTTCACTGATCTATTCCAACGCGATGCGGGTGGAAGTTCAGATCAAGACACGGGAAATGCATGAGCTGAACGAGTACGGCCTTGCCGCGCACTGGTCTTACAAGCAGGGCGGCACCCAGCCCGATGCGCAAGTCGGGTGGCTGCGTGATCTGGTGGAAATTCTGGACGCCAGTCACGACGCCGAGGAACTGCTCGAAAACACGCGCATGGCGATCTACCAGGATCGTATTTTCGCATTTACGCCCAAGGGATCGCTGTTCCAGTTGCCCAAGGGGGCAACGCCTATCGACTTCGCCTTTGCCGTACACACCAATCTGGGTGCAGCAGCCGTGGGCGCCAAGATCAATGGTCGTCACGTCCCCTTGCGCACGCAGCTCGGCAATGGCGACGTTGTGGAGATCATCAAGAGCCGCAATTCCGAGCCGCAGCTATCGTGGCTCGGCTTTGTCGTGACGGGCAAGGCTCGTGCGGCCATTCGCCGCTTCGTCCGCCAGAAGGAGCGCGGTGAGGTCGCCGCTATCGGGCGCAAGCTCTATGAGGAGATCGTCGAGCGCCTGCCGACCAAGATCGGCAAGAAAGCCACCGCCGATGCAATCAAACGGCTGAAGCTGGGCACCGAGGAGGACTTCATGTTCGCCATCGGCTCGGCCAAGATCGATGACCGGCAGGTGATGGAGGCACTCGTTCCCGGCAGCGCCGCCAACCTTCCCGAAGAGGACTGGCCGCGCCAACAGCGCGCCATAGCAGTGCGGGGCCTCACCCCCGGCATGGCCTTCAAGCTGGCGGACTGCTGCCATCCGGTGCCCGGAGATCGCATCGTCGGTCTGCGCCGACCGGAGAAGGGGGTGGAAGTCCATGCCATCGATTGCATGGTGCTGGCGGACGGCGTCGATGCCGACTGGATCGACCTCGCTTGGGACGCACGCACCGATGGCGCCATCGGCCGACTGCGCGCGGAACTCTACAACCGCCCGGGAACGCTTGCCGAAATGGCGGGCATCTTTGCCAAGAATCACGCCAACGTCGTGAATCTGGAAATGACACAGCGCGAAAATCCGTTCCACACCTATGAGGTGGATCTGGAAGTGCGCGATCTCGCCCACCTGACGCGCATCGTCAGCGCCCTGCGCGCCAGTGAAGCGGTGGCGCAGGCGGAGCGGATCTAG
- a CDS encoding GNAT family N-acetyltransferase, whose product MREPPAGLRRLTPEGDVPVQLVRWKDCAPEKYRALYKRVGGPWLWWSRLVKNDEELAEILNDSRVQLYALVDRARVEVGILELDFRVEGECEIVFFGLIPGATGKGLGKWLMRKALQMAWAPGVSRVWLHSCTTDDPRAVPFYMARGFVPFARYVEVYRDPRLCGLYPEDAAPQIALVR is encoded by the coding sequence ATGCGCGAGCCACCAGCAGGTTTGCGCCGCCTGACGCCAGAGGGCGACGTGCCGGTGCAGCTTGTTCGCTGGAAGGACTGCGCGCCCGAAAAGTACCGGGCACTCTACAAGCGCGTCGGCGGACCGTGGCTGTGGTGGTCGCGGCTTGTGAAGAACGATGAAGAACTCGCTGAAATCCTGAACGATTCGCGTGTCCAACTTTACGCACTGGTCGATCGCGCCCGCGTCGAAGTCGGCATTCTCGAACTCGATTTCCGGGTTGAGGGCGAATGCGAGATCGTGTTCTTTGGCCTTATTCCCGGTGCGACCGGCAAGGGGCTGGGCAAATGGTTGATGCGCAAGGCTTTGCAGATGGCCTGGGCGCCCGGCGTTTCGCGCGTCTGGCTGCATTCCTGCACGACCGACGATCCGCGCGCGGTGCCGTTCTACATGGCCCGAGGCTTCGTGCCGTTTGCGCGCTATGTCGAGGTCTACCGCGATCCGCGCCTGTGCGGGCTATATCCTGAAGATGCCGCGCCGCAGATCGCCCTTGTTCGCTAA
- the hemF gene encoding oxygen-dependent coproporphyrinogen oxidase, which produces MTEWTDHTARARTWFESLRDRICAEFEAIEREAGSDASFAYTPWNREADGEAVENGASDTGGGVQGLMKGKVFEKVGVNVSTVQGEFSKEFAGTINGASAETPGFTATGISLVAHMANPHVPAVHMNTRFLTTSKAWFGGGGDLNPPFPYDEDTADFHAEYKAACDRHDPEYYPKFKKWADDYFWIPHRKVHRGVGGIFYDHLECADDAAFEANFAFTRDVGEAFLGVFPKLVRRRMGMAFNDAEKLQQLQYRGRYAEFNLVWDRGTLFGLKTGGNIDAILMSLPPEAVWS; this is translated from the coding sequence ATGACTGAATGGACTGATCATACCGCCCGCGCCCGCACATGGTTCGAATCCTTGCGGGATCGCATCTGCGCCGAATTCGAAGCGATCGAGCGCGAGGCAGGCTCCGATGCCAGCTTTGCCTATACCCCGTGGAACCGCGAAGCCGATGGCGAGGCGGTCGAAAACGGCGCCAGTGACACTGGGGGCGGTGTGCAAGGGCTGATGAAGGGGAAGGTGTTTGAAAAGGTCGGCGTCAACGTCTCGACCGTGCAGGGCGAGTTCTCGAAGGAATTTGCGGGCACGATCAACGGGGCGAGCGCCGAAACGCCGGGCTTCACCGCCACCGGGATCAGCCTCGTCGCGCACATGGCCAATCCGCACGTGCCCGCCGTCCACATGAACACGCGCTTTCTGACCACCAGCAAGGCGTGGTTCGGCGGCGGCGGCGATCTCAATCCGCCGTTTCCCTATGACGAAGACACGGCCGACTTCCACGCCGAGTACAAGGCAGCGTGTGACCGCCACGATCCGGAATACTACCCCAAGTTCAAGAAGTGGGCGGACGACTACTTCTGGATTCCCCACCGCAAGGTCCATCGCGGCGTCGGCGGCATCTTCTATGATCATCTCGAATGCGCGGACGATGCTGCCTTCGAGGCCAACTTCGCATTCACCCGCGACGTGGGCGAGGCGTTTCTGGGCGTGTTTCCCAAGCTGGTCCGCCGCCGCATGGGAATGGCGTTCAATGACGCGGAAAAGCTCCAGCAGTTGCAGTACCGGGGGCGCTATGCCGAGTTCAACCTCGTATGGGACCGTGGCACGCTGTTCGGCCTCAAGACCGGCGGGAATATCGACGCGATCCTGATGAGCCTGCCGCCCGAAGCGGTGTGGAGCTGA
- the pdeM gene encoding ligase-associated DNA damage response endonuclease PdeM, whose product MVPFSFADQEFRLGASRALFWAEENALLVADLHLEKASFFARHGQMLPPYDSRATLERLAGALRETGARRVFCLGDSFHDSDGVDRLEPHATGMLDALTRATDWVWITGNHDEDARAPGGTVVDELSVSAFSLRHIARKGAAGAEISGHFHPKLRVKVSGRSIARACAVASENRLILPAFGSLTGGMDAGDPAILGALQPARAIDAIVPAGSRLARFALWRAAA is encoded by the coding sequence ATGGTTCCCTTTTCGTTCGCAGATCAGGAATTTCGGCTGGGTGCGTCCAGAGCCTTATTCTGGGCCGAGGAAAACGCCCTGCTCGTGGCCGACCTGCACCTCGAAAAGGCCAGCTTCTTTGCCCGCCATGGCCAAATGCTCCCGCCCTATGACAGTCGCGCCACGCTTGAACGGCTGGCAGGCGCGCTGCGCGAAACGGGCGCACGCCGCGTCTTTTGCCTCGGCGATTCCTTCCACGACTCGGACGGAGTGGACCGTCTCGAACCCCACGCAACCGGGATGCTCGACGCCCTCACTCGCGCCACGGACTGGGTCTGGATCACCGGAAACCACGATGAAGACGCACGCGCGCCCGGCGGAACCGTGGTGGACGAACTTTCTGTCAGCGCCTTTTCGCTGCGCCATATTGCCCGCAAAGGCGCTGCCGGGGCAGAGATTTCCGGCCACTTCCACCCAAAACTGCGCGTCAAGGTCAGCGGTCGATCCATCGCCCGAGCCTGCGCCGTAGCCAGCGAAAACCGCCTGATCCTGCCTGCTTTCGGGTCCTTGACCGGCGGGATGGACGCGGGCGATCCGGCAATCCTCGGCGCGTTGCAACCAGCCCGCGCCATCGATGCGATCGTGCCCGCAGGTAGCCGCCTCGCCCGCTTTGCTCTTTGGCGTGCGGCCGCCTGA
- the infC gene encoding translation initiation factor IF-3, translating to MAPPVKSGPRFNQMINVPKVRVIDENGENLGVMYTREAIDQAAEVGLDLVEVSPTADPPVCKFLDVGKFRYEAQKKANAARKSQKTQEIKEIKMRPNIDDHDYDTKMRNVVRFLEDGDKVKITLRFRGRELSHQQIGMNLLRKVQDDVVEVAKVEAFPRMEGRQMLMVLAPK from the coding sequence ATGGCGCCCCCCGTCAAGAGCGGGCCTCGCTTCAACCAGATGATCAACGTGCCCAAGGTGCGTGTGATCGACGAAAATGGCGAGAACCTGGGTGTGATGTACACCCGCGAAGCGATCGATCAGGCAGCTGAAGTCGGCCTCGACCTTGTCGAAGTGTCGCCTACCGCCGATCCGCCGGTCTGCAAGTTCCTCGACGTGGGCAAGTTCCGCTACGAGGCGCAGAAGAAGGCCAACGCCGCACGCAAGAGCCAGAAGACGCAGGAGATCAAGGAGATCAAGATGCGTCCGAACATCGACGACCACGACTACGATACGAAAATGCGTAACGTCGTTCGGTTCCTCGAGGATGGCGACAAGGTCAAGATCACGCTGCGTTTCCGTGGGCGCGAACTTTCGCACCAGCAAATCGGCATGAACCTGCTGCGCAAGGTGCAGGACGACGTGGTGGAAGTGGCGAAGGTCGAAGCCTTCCCTCGCATGGAAGGTCGCCAGATGTTGATGGTTCTCGCGCCGAAATAA
- a CDS encoding DASS family sodium-coupled anion symporter: MDARRIGLLAGPLGFIVTLLAAPPAGMPDAAWSAAGLVWWMAAWWMTEALPLSATAFLPFLVLPLTGVADANKTASAYYSPIMFLFVGGAFLALAIERTGLHRRLALFIMSFAGARPGQLLLGVMAATAVLSSFISNTSTALIMMPMALAMLSAGGVREGETSGMAGALPMGIAFAASIGGLATMIGTPTNAIAAGLIEKALGTEITFLMWAMYGVPIVLIAVPLAAWIIAHVQKLDADSFDPVSARDAIGHSVHWTLPEKRLMPLVILAFLAWVAQPLLEGLFPKGGLTDGSIAAIAGLLLFILPDGTGRPMLTWPEANRAPWDVVLMFGGGLAMAMGMTESGLTKWMGEMLLPLAHVPLPVVALVLVAFVILVTEFASNIAAASGIMPVVAALVAALGADPILLALPAAFAATWGFMLPAGTGPNALAWATGHCSMRSMIKAGFALDVVGVFLLVGVVWLVSALVQAD; the protein is encoded by the coding sequence ATCGACGCGCGCAGGATCGGACTTCTGGCCGGACCGCTTGGATTCATCGTCACGCTACTGGCTGCCCCGCCCGCCGGTATGCCGGATGCCGCTTGGAGCGCGGCGGGCCTCGTCTGGTGGATGGCCGCGTGGTGGATGACCGAGGCATTGCCGCTTTCGGCAACGGCTTTCCTCCCCTTCCTCGTCTTGCCGCTGACCGGCGTGGCCGACGCCAACAAGACCGCTTCCGCCTATTATTCGCCGATCATGTTTCTGTTCGTCGGCGGCGCTTTCCTCGCGCTGGCGATTGAGCGCACCGGCCTGCACCGCCGCCTCGCGCTGTTCATCATGAGCTTTGCCGGCGCCCGGCCCGGACAACTGTTGCTCGGCGTCATGGCCGCAACCGCCGTACTCTCCAGCTTCATTTCCAATACCTCCACTGCCCTCATCATGATGCCGATGGCGCTGGCGATGCTGTCGGCGGGCGGCGTGCGCGAGGGCGAGACGTCGGGCATGGCAGGCGCTTTGCCGATGGGTATCGCCTTTGCCGCATCCATCGGCGGGCTCGCCACGATGATCGGCACGCCGACCAACGCAATCGCCGCAGGGCTGATCGAGAAGGCGCTCGGCACCGAGATCACCTTCCTGATGTGGGCGATGTACGGCGTGCCCATCGTTTTGATCGCGGTGCCGCTCGCCGCATGGATTATCGCCCACGTCCAGAAGCTTGACGCCGACAGTTTCGATCCCGTCTCCGCACGCGACGCCATCGGCCATTCGGTTCATTGGACCTTGCCGGAAAAGCGTCTGATGCCGCTGGTGATCCTCGCATTTCTTGCGTGGGTTGCGCAGCCGCTGCTGGAAGGGCTGTTTCCCAAAGGCGGGCTGACCGATGGGTCGATCGCGGCGATTGCGGGCCTGCTCCTGTTCATCCTGCCCGATGGCACGGGACGGCCGATGCTGACCTGGCCCGAAGCCAACCGCGCGCCGTGGGATGTCGTGCTGATGTTTGGGGGCGGGCTGGCCATGGCGATGGGCATGACGGAGAGCGGTCTCACCAAATGGATGGGCGAGATGTTGCTTCCGCTGGCCCACGTGCCACTGCCGGTGGTCGCGCTGGTGCTGGTCGCCTTCGTCATTCTCGTTACCGAATTTGCCAGCAATATCGCAGCGGCGAGCGGGATCATGCCGGTGGTCGCCGCCTTGGTCGCGGCGCTTGGGGCAGACCCAATCCTGCTCGCCCTGCCCGCCGCTTTCGCCGCCACCTGGGGCTTCATGTTGCCTGCCGGAACCGGCCCGAACGCGCTGGCATGGGCGACGGGACACTGCTCGATGCGCTCGATGATCAAGGCTGGATTCGCGCTCGATGTCGTCGGAGTGTTCCTCTTGGTCGGCGTAGTGTGGCTGGTTTCGGCGCTCGTGCAGGCCGACTAA